The following proteins are encoded in a genomic region of Aquella oligotrophica:
- a CDS encoding DedA family protein, which yields MELINVVLHLDKYIGVVLANYHDYFYLLFFLVVYAETGLVVTPFLPGDSLLFVAGAFAGAGQLHIGLLALILILAAFLGDNTNFFVGKFIGQKLFSNPNSKIFRKDILDKTHEFYEKHGSKAIIIARFIPLVRTFAPFVAGVGQMTYRKFLLFSIIASLLWVVIFLFGGYMFGNIPVIKEHMSLIILAVMVISVLPALKMIWDTKFKK from the coding sequence ATGGAATTAATCAATGTTGTTTTGCACCTCGATAAATATATCGGTGTAGTCCTTGCCAATTATCATGATTATTTTTATCTTCTGTTTTTCCTTGTCGTTTATGCTGAAACTGGACTAGTAGTTACGCCTTTTTTACCTGGTGATTCATTACTTTTTGTTGCTGGCGCTTTTGCTGGTGCAGGACAATTACATATCGGTTTACTTGCGCTTATTCTTATTTTAGCAGCTTTCCTTGGTGATAATACCAATTTCTTTGTTGGGAAATTTATCGGGCAGAAATTATTTTCCAATCCAAATTCAAAAATATTTAGAAAAGATATTTTGGATAAAACCCATGAATTTTATGAAAAACATGGTTCAAAAGCTATAATTATTGCTAGATTTATTCCTTTGGTACGGACTTTTGCACCATTTGTTGCTGGGGTTGGACAAATGACTTATCGTAAATTTCTTTTATTTAGTATCATTGCTTCATTATTATGGGTGGTTATTTTCCTATTTGGTGGTTATATGTTTGGGAATATTCCAGTAATTAAAGAACATATGTCATTGATTATTCTTGCAGTAATGGTGATCTCGGTACTACCAGCATTAAAAATGATTTGGGACACTAAATTTAAGAAGTAG
- the secF gene encoding protein translocase subunit SecF, translating into MEFFKIKKDIPFMSYGKLTTSISLLTFILALFFLFTRGLNLSVEFTGGTLMEVQYSQAANLDAIRNKLNGMGLDQATVQNYGSSKNVMLRLPNKKDINGASLSNNVLAALKLEAPDVQLKSVEYIGPQVGKDLVNNGLMAIAFVCIGIMAYLALRFEWRFAVSAIIANMHDVVIILGCFAAFQWEFSLTVLAAILAVLGYSVNESVVVFDRIRENFRTIRGGTVSHIINNAITATISRTIITHGCTEMMVLSMLFFGGASLHYFALALTIGILFGIYSSVLVASPLVMWLGVSRENLVKQTKRKEEAVV; encoded by the coding sequence ATGGAATTTTTCAAGATAAAAAAAGATATCCCGTTTATGAGTTACGGGAAACTTACAACTAGTATTTCACTACTTACTTTTATTCTAGCGCTATTTTTCTTGTTTACTCGCGGGCTAAATCTGTCGGTAGAATTTACTGGTGGAACATTGATGGAAGTTCAGTATTCTCAGGCTGCGAATTTGGATGCTATCAGGAATAAGCTAAATGGTATGGGGCTTGATCAAGCTACAGTACAAAATTATGGTAGCTCAAAAAATGTAATGCTACGGTTACCAAATAAAAAAGATATCAATGGTGCGTCTCTTTCAAATAATGTGCTGGCAGCACTTAAATTGGAGGCTCCTGATGTTCAATTAAAAAGCGTTGAGTATATCGGTCCACAAGTAGGTAAGGATCTAGTTAATAATGGCTTGATGGCAATAGCTTTTGTTTGTATTGGGATTATGGCATATTTGGCATTGCGCTTTGAGTGGCGTTTTGCGGTATCGGCAATTATTGCTAATATGCATGATGTGGTGATAATCCTTGGTTGTTTTGCGGCTTTTCAGTGGGAATTTTCACTAACCGTACTGGCTGCGATTCTGGCGGTTCTTGGTTATTCGGTGAATGAATCCGTGGTTGTATTTGACCGGATCCGTGAAAATTTCCGAACTATTCGTGGTGGGACTGTTTCACATATCATTAACAATGCGATTACAGCAACGATAAGCCGGACTATCATTACTCATGGTTGTACCGAAATGATGGTATTATCAATGTTATTTTTTGGTGGTGCAAGTCTACATTATTTTGCACTAGCATTAACTATCGGGATTTTATTTGGTATTTACTCTTCTGTTTTGGTTGCTTCACCGCTAGTTATGTGGCTTGGAGTTTCGCGAGAAAACTTGGTAAAACAAACTAAACGTAAAGAAGAGGCTGTAGTTTAA
- the secD gene encoding protein translocase subunit SecD — MTKFPVWKYLIIIVAIIVGLLYTLPNFYGEVPAVQISSSRSSVQIGDDLIKKTTDALLAQSVQPQGEVFDGKTLKFKFKTTDDQLKARDIIAQTLGDNFIVALNLISASPDWMSKMNANPMFLGLDLRGGVHFLLEVDMDAAIKKTLDKYVGEIRRDLRNNQIRYGSVAVDNGSSVLIQLRDEATAASVIDQLRKDLPKLQAVKDGDTNVRVVVSPDEVQKIKEAAVKQNILILHNRVNELGVAEPIIQQQGPERIVVELPGVQDTARAKDILGRTATLEVRMVDDDKPTLTQALNGNVPVGEELLDEPNSDGSMTKLLVKKDVELTGDNINDAQAGFDENGSPAVNISLDGTGSSIFKQVTGDNVGKRMAMVLVDHGKSQVVTAPVIRTQIGGGQVQISGAMSVQDANDVALLLRSGSLAAPMNIIEERTVGPSLGQENIDKGFHSVLWGFVAIAIFMCVYYMVFGAVSVVSLGVNLLLLIAVLSMLQATLTLPGIAAIALTLGMAIDSNVLINERIREELRNGQKPHAAIEAGYEHAWATILDSNVTTLIAGLALLAFGSGPVKGFAVVHCLGILTSMFSAVLVSRGITGLLYANKRIKKLPI; from the coding sequence ATGACTAAATTTCCGGTCTGGAAATATCTGATTATTATTGTCGCAATAATAGTTGGCTTATTATATACTCTGCCAAATTTTTATGGTGAAGTACCAGCAGTACAAATCTCAAGTAGCCGAAGCTCAGTTCAGATCGGTGATGATTTAATCAAAAAAACTACAGATGCATTGTTGGCTCAAAGTGTTCAACCGCAAGGTGAAGTTTTTGATGGTAAAACATTAAAATTCAAGTTTAAAACAACCGATGATCAATTAAAAGCTCGCGATATTATTGCTCAGACTTTGGGTGATAATTTTATTGTTGCGCTAAATTTGATTTCTGCCTCTCCAGACTGGATGAGTAAAATGAATGCGAATCCAATGTTCTTGGGCTTGGATTTACGTGGCGGGGTTCATTTCTTACTAGAAGTGGATATGGATGCAGCTATCAAGAAAACTCTTGATAAATATGTCGGTGAAATTCGCCGTGATTTACGTAATAACCAAATACGCTATGGTTCAGTTGCTGTTGATAATGGTTCATCGGTATTAATTCAATTACGTGATGAAGCAACAGCAGCATCAGTTATTGATCAATTACGCAAAGATTTACCTAAATTACAGGCGGTTAAAGATGGTGATACTAATGTCCGTGTGGTCGTTTCACCAGATGAAGTGCAAAAAATCAAAGAAGCAGCTGTTAAACAAAATATCCTGATTTTACATAATCGGGTAAACGAATTGGGTGTTGCTGAGCCAATTATCCAGCAGCAAGGACCTGAGCGGATTGTAGTTGAATTGCCGGGTGTACAAGATACAGCCCGGGCTAAAGATATTCTTGGGCGTACTGCAACACTTGAAGTACGCATGGTTGATGATGATAAACCTACGTTAACTCAGGCTTTAAATGGCAATGTGCCAGTTGGTGAGGAATTACTTGATGAGCCAAATAGTGATGGTAGCATGACTAAATTGCTCGTGAAAAAAGATGTAGAATTGACGGGTGATAATATTAATGATGCGCAGGCTGGTTTTGACGAAAATGGTTCGCCAGCAGTAAATATTAGCCTTGATGGAACTGGTTCTTCGATATTCAAACAAGTTACTGGAGATAATGTCGGTAAACGGATGGCGATGGTACTGGTTGATCATGGTAAAAGTCAGGTTGTAACGGCACCAGTAATTCGTACTCAGATCGGTGGTGGTCAGGTACAAATATCTGGCGCTATGAGTGTTCAGGATGCGAATGATGTAGCTCTTTTATTACGCTCAGGATCACTAGCAGCACCAATGAATATTATTGAGGAACGTACTGTTGGACCTTCACTAGGACAGGAAAATATTGATAAAGGTTTCCATTCAGTATTGTGGGGATTTGTAGCCATTGCCATATTTATGTGTGTTTATTATATGGTTTTTGGTGCGGTTTCCGTAGTTTCCCTTGGTGTGAATTTATTATTGCTGATTGCTGTTTTGTCTATGCTACAGGCTACATTAACTTTGCCAGGTATTGCAGCAATAGCCCTGACTCTAGGTATGGCTATTGACTCAAATGTACTTATCAATGAGCGGATTCGTGAAGAGTTACGGAATGGGCAGAAACCACATGCTGCGATTGAAGCTGGTTATGAACATGCTTGGGCAACAATTCTTGACTCAAACGTAACCACCTTAATTGCTGGATTGGCATTGTTGGCTTTTGGTTCAGGTCCTGTCAAAGGTTTTGCAGTTGTACACTGTCTTGGTATTTTGACTTCTATGTTTAGTGCCGTTTTGGTATCTCGTGGTATAACTGGTCTTTTATATGCGAATAAGCGTATAAAAAAACTACCGATTTAA